One window from the genome of Myxocyprinus asiaticus isolate MX2 ecotype Aquarium Trade chromosome 30, UBuf_Myxa_2, whole genome shotgun sequence encodes:
- the LOC127421274 gene encoding MARCKS-related protein 1-B: MGSQASKGGVAVEGKAADADPAAVKTNGQENGHVKTNGDVKAEGDAATTNGSAETAKESEAGAGDAIEPAPATEGEAAKPEGEATKETPKKKKKKFSLKNSFKFKGISLKKNKKSAEVKEEAAAAPATEEKPEENGAAAEEKKEEDTKADETPAPAETPKAEETAAKPEEAAAPKEEAAAPAAEPTKPTEEISSTPAPSEQKE; encoded by the exons ATGGGATCACAGGCATCAAAGGGAGGAGTGGCTGTGGAGGGGAAAGCCGCCGATGCTGATCCGGCTGCCGTCAAGACAAACGGACAG GAGAACGGTCATGTTAAGACCAATGGTGACGTAAAAGCAGAAGGAGATGCCGCCACCACCAATGGTTCCGCAGAGACAGCCAAAGAATCGGAGGCCGGAGCTGGTGATGCCATCGAACCCGCACCCGCCACCGAGGGAGAGGCGGCCAAACCCGAGGGCGAGGCCACCAAGGAGACccccaagaagaagaagaagaagttcTCCCTGAAGAACTCCTTTAAATTCAAGGGCATCTCGctgaagaagaacaagaagagTGCCGAGGTGAAGGAAGAGGCAGCTGCTGCTCCTGCCACCGAAGAGAAGCCTGAGGAGAACGGGGCAGCCGCTGAGGAGAAGAAGGAGGAGGACACCAAGGCCGATGAGACACCCGCTCCTGCCGAGACCCCCAAGGCTGAGGAAACCGCGGCCAAACCCGAGGAGGCTGCTGCCCCCAAGGAAGAGGCTGCTGCACCTGCTGCAGAGCCCACAAAACCAACAGAGGAGATCAGCTCAACACCTGCACCATCCGAACAGAAGGAGTGA